The stretch of DNA CGCCCAGGGCGAGATGCTGCAGCTGAAGGACACCGTCAACACGATGGTGGACCAGCTGGAGTCCTTCGCCGGCGAGGTCACCCGGGTGGCGCGCGAGGTGGGCACCGAGGGGACCCTGGGCGGCCAGGCGCACGTCCGCGGGGTCTCCGGGGTGTGGAAGGACCTGACCGACAACGTCAACTCGATGGCCAACAACCTGACCCACCAGGTGCGGCAGATCTCCGAGGTGACCCGGGCGGTGGCCGCCGGCGACCTGACCAAGAAGGTCACCGTCAACGCCAAGGGCGAGATCCTGGAGCTCAAGGGCACCGTCAACACGATGGTCGACCAGCTGGAGGCGTTCGCCGACGAGGTGACCCGGGTCGCCCGCGAGGTCGGCACCGAGGGCAAGCTGGGCGGCCGGGCCGAGGTCAAGGGCGTGTCGGGGATCTGGAAGGACCTCACCGACAACGTCAACTCGATGTCGCAGAACCTGACCACCCAGGTCCGCAACATCTCCCAGGTCACCACCGCGGTCGCCAAGGGCGACCTGACCAAGAAGATCACCGTCGACGTCCAGGGCGAGATGCTGCAGCTCAAGGACACCGTGAACACCATGGTGGACCAGCTGTCCGCGTTCGCCGAGCAGGTCACCCGGGTCGCCCACGAGGTGGGCTACGAGGGGCGCCTGGGCGGACAGGCCAAGGTCGACGGCGTCTCCGGCACCTGGAAGCAGCTCACCGACAGCGTGAACGAGCTGGCCGGCAACCTCACCACGCAGGTCCGCGCGATCGGCGAGGTGGCCGCCGCGGTCACCCGGGGCGACCTCACCCAGCAGATCCACACCGACGTCCGCGGCGAGATGCTGGAGCTGCGGGACAACATCAACGTCATGGTGGCCAACCTGCGGGAGACCACCGCCGCGCAGCGCGACGACGACTGGCTCAAGTCCAACATCGCCCGCATCTCCGCGCGCATCCAGGGCCACCGCGACCTCAACGAGCTGGCCCGGCTCATCATGACCGAGGTGACGCCGCTGGTCGACGCCCAGCACGGCGCCTGCTACCTGCCGGAGGACTCCGAAGAGCAGAACACCTTCCTGTTCTACGCCGGCTTCGGGTTCCAGCCCGGCGAGGGGCGCCGCCGGGTCCGCTCCGGGGTGGGCCTGGCCGGCGAGGCCATCGCGCAGAAGCGCGAGCAGCTGGTGCACAACGTGCCCGCCGCCTACGTCACCGTGGAGTCGGGGCTGGGCTCGGCGCCGCCGCTCACCCTGGCGGTGCTGCCCATCGTCTCCGAGGGCCGGGTGCTGGGCGTGGTGGAGTTCGGCTCCTTCGGCGAGTTCCGCGAGGTGCACCTCAACTTCCTCCGCCAGCTGGTCAACCTGCTGGGCACCACGATCAACACGGTGCTGGCCAACTCCAAGACCGAGTACCTGCTGGTGCAGTCGCGGCAGCTGACCACCGCGCTGCAGGAGCGGTCCAACGAGCTCCAGCGCCAGCAGGAGGAGCTGCGCCGGAAGAACGCCGAGCTGCACAGCAAGGCGGGCCAGCTGGCCAGCCAGAACCGGGCGATCGAGCTGCAGAACCGGCAGATCGAGCGGGCCCGCCGCTCGCTGGAGGACCGGGCGCACCAGCTCCAGGTCTCCTCCAAGTACAAGTCCGAGTTCCTCGCGAACATGTCGCACGAGCTGCGCACCCCGCTGAACAGCCTGCTCATCCTGGCCCGGCTGCTGGCCGACAACACCGAGCAGAACCTCACCTCCAAGCAGGTGGAGTTCGCCCAGACCATCCACAAGGCCGGCAGCGACCTGCTGGAGCTCATCGACGAGATCCTGGACCTGGCCAAGGTGGAGTCGGGCCGGGTGGAGGTGCAGGCCTCCGACGTCTCCATCGGCCAGCTGGTGGACTACGTGGAGGCGACCTTCCGCCCGATGACCACCGACCGCGGCCTGGCGTTCTCGGTGGAGGTCTCCCCGGACATCCCCAACTTCCTGTGGACCGACGAGCAGCGGCTCCAGCAGATCCTGCGCAACCTGCTGTCCAACGCGGTCAAGTTCACCTCCTCCGGGGAGGTTCGGCTGCTGATCCGGCCCGCCTGGGCGCTGGACGACGCCGACCTCGACCTGGTCGGGGAGAACGAGGAGGTGATCGCCTTCTCGGTGGCCGACACCGGGATCGGCATCTCCGAGGACAAGCTCCAGGTCATCTTCGAGGCGTTCCACCAGGGCGACGGCGGAACCGCGCGCCGCTTCGGCGGCACCGGGCTGGGGCTGTCCATCAGCCGCAACTTCGCCCGGCTGCTCGGCGGCGACATCCGGGTGGACAGCACCGTCGGCGAGGGCAGCACCTTCACGCTGCTGCTGCCGGTCCGGGTCCCGGAGGGCGCCGCGGAGCGGATGGTGGAGACCGTCGACACCCTGCCCGCGCTGGACGAGGCCGCCCCGGAGATCGAGCCGCTGTCCGACGCGGACCTCTCCGACCTGTCCGACCCGTTCGCCGAGCCGCTGCCGCAGACCGGCGGCGAGCCGGAGGCGGAACCGGCCGCGGCCGACGTGGTGCCGGTGCTCCGCGAGGCCGAACCCGCCGAGGGGGAGGAGGCGGCCGACGAGGGGCCGGCGGCCGACCCGCACCGCGCCGAGGTGCTGCAGGGCAAGCGGGTGCTCATCGTCGACGACGACGTGCGCAACGTCTTCGCGCTGACCAGCGCGCTGGAGGCGCACGGCCTGCGGGTGCTCTACGCCGACAACGGGCGCACCGGCATCGAGAAACTGGAGGCCAACGAGGACGTCGCCCTGGTGCTGATGGACATCATGATGCCCGAGCTCGACGGCAACGCGACCACCCGCGCCATCCGGGACATGCCCCAGTACGCCGACCTGCCGATCATCTCGCTCACCGCGAAGGCGATGCAGGGCGACCGGGAGCGCAGCCTGGAGGCGGGCGCCTCGGACTACGTGACCAAGCCGGTGGACCTCGACCACCTGCTGAACGTCATTCAGAAATGGCTGGACCCCGACTCCGGGCAGACCTCCCCGGACGATGAGCAGGAGCAGTAGACGTGCCGCAGAAGGCCAACATCCTCCTCGTGGACGACCGCGACGAGAACCTGACCGCCCTGGAGGCGATCCTCACCTCCCTGGACCAGAACCTGGTGCGGGCCGGCTCCGGTGAGGAGGCGCTCAAGGCCCTGCTCGAGGAGGACTTCGCGGTCATCCTGCTGGACGTGATGATGCCGGGCATGGACGGCTTCGAGACCGCCACCCACATCAAGCAGCGGGAGAAGACCCGGGACGTGCCGATCATCTTCCTGACCGGCGTCGGCATCGACCGGCACCAGGTCTTCCGCGGCTACGCCTCCCGGGCGATCGACTACCTCACCAAGCCCTTCGACCCCTGGGTGCTCCGCTCGAAGGTGGAGGTCTTCGTCGAGCTGTTCCAGGTCAAGCAGCGGCTCAAGGACCAGGCCCGGCTGCTCCAGCGCCAGCTGGCCGAGGAGGCCGGGGTGGACGCCGAGCCGCTCAGCGCCCGGCTGGCCCGCCAGGTCGGCGAGGTCAACGCGGGCCTGGAGCCGCTGCGCGAGCTGATCGTCACCGGCGACCAGCACACCGACCAGCGCACCGTCGACGCCGTGCGCGACCTGGCCGAATCGGTGGCCCGGCTGACCACGATGGTGGAGTCCATCCGCGGACCGGAGTGACCTGCCCCGGTGGCCTCGACGTTCCGGCCCTGTCCGGATGCCTTGACGGGGCCGGAACGTCAAGATCATCGTGAAGGCGGCCGAAACCGGCCGATTCGGGCTTTCGGTAAACCAAATGCCGTTCAGCCGTTCACCACTGCGCTCCGTAGTGGCTTCCCGTTCGAGATTTCCGCTGTCCTGGCTGTTCCCTGTGGTGCGGTAGGGAGAATCGTCGCTTTCTGTAGTCGTGTGCGGGGTTGAGGTCCCCCGCGTGCCCGGGGTTACCCGGGAGGGCTCCCGTTGCTATCTTCAAGACCGTCGCGGCCGCCGGACACCATACCCCCGCGGCCGGCGCGAGGACGCCTTCCCGCTCGCCCCCTACGGGCCCCTCGATCGCCTCGACACCGCCGCCTTGCGACACCCCTCGCCCCCGGGCGCGCGGGGCATCCCCTACGACGAACTCTGGAGCGATCAGCGTGTCGACCATGACGACCCGCATCACCGCGGGATTCGCGGCCTTCGCCTTCGCCGGCCTCGGTGCCGCCGGCACCGCCTGGGCCGATCCGGCGGACGAGACCGAGAACGGGCAGCAGCAGATCGAGGACGGTGCCCAGCAGAGCCCGCAGCCCTCCAAGAGCCCCGAGGCCCCGCAGGACGGCGGCCCGGACTCCGAGGACCCCAAGGGCGAGCAGCCCAAGGAGCCCGGGGACGACCCGGCCGGCGGCGACGGGGACCAGGCCACCGACCCGCAGGCTGACGGCCAGGGCATGAAGGGCGGCGTCGACGAGCTCGACGGCGACGCGCCCGAGCCGGTGAGCACCGACTACACCTGCTCCACGCCGGGGTCCGAGGCCTCCAGCGGCCCGGTGGACTGGTACTTCGAGACCGACGCCGACGCCTACGACCCCGGCGACACGGTGAAGTACCAGGGCGTCTTCGACGGCGGCAGCTACTTCTACCTGGCGGACGGCGGGAACATCACCGCCCTGACCGTCACCGGCGACATCGACCTGAGCGGCGGCGCCGCGCCGTCCGAGTCGGTCTCGGTGAGCTCCAGCTGGACCGGGAACTCCGAGGACCCCTTCGCCGAGGAGGAGGGCTGGAGCTACGACCTGGACGGCGAGCTCACCGCCGGCGACGGCACCAAGATCGTGTTCAGCACCGGCACGATCACCTTCAAGGCCACCCAGGAGAGCGGCGACACCACCGTCACCACCTGCGAGCCCGGTGCGCCGGCCGAGCTGGCGAAGGTCGCCGTCTCGGGCAAGGACGACGATGACGGGAAGCCGGCCCCGTCGCCCTCCCCGTCCCCCTCTCCGTCCACCTCTCCGTCCACCTCGCCCGGTGACGGCGGCGAGGACGGCAAGGACGGCGACAAGGGCGACGACAAGCCGGCGCCGGGCAAGGGCGGCAGCGCCGGCGGCGGCGGTTCGCTGCCGGTGACCGGTGCGGCCCTCGGCGGCCTGGTCGCCGCCGCGGTCGCGGCGGTCGGCGGCGGCGGTGCCGCGATGTACTTCGCCCGCAAGAAGAAGGCGGCCCCGGAGGCCGCCGACGGCGAGTCCTGATCCGTCGGCCCCCGCCGACCGTTCGACGGCGGGGGCCGGTTCCGGGAGCAGCCCGCGAGGGAGGTGCGGCCGCGGCCGCACCTCCCTCCGCGCGTTCCGGGGTCCGGCACCCTGCGACGCGGAAGGGGCCAGGGGGCCGGCGGGCGGCGTCCGGAAAGGGGTGTCCGGAACCGGTTGCGTGGTCGTCCCCACACCCTTGGGGTGCCGGCCTCGCTCCTCGCTGACTTGCGGGGGAGCCCGCAGCTCCGGCCGGGCTCCGGAACACCTCCCCGGCCGGCGGGCCGACCCGCCGAGAAGCCGATCCCCTCGGTGATATTCTCGCGGCGCTCTGCAACCGCCATGGACAACGGACATCCCCTATGAACCTTCGTGACCAGAACGCCCCACCGCGCCGCTTCGCCTCCCCCGGGGCGCTGGCGTTCGTGCTGCTCTGCTTCTTCCTGCCGTTCCTCGGCGTCTCCTGTGAAAGCCCGATGGGGTCGGTCCAGGCGCAGGTGAGCGGCTGGGACATGGTCGTCGGCGGCGAGCCGTCGGTCAGCGGCACCGGTGCCTTCGCGAAGGGCGAGGAGATGGACGCCTCGCAGATGCCGCCGGAGACCCTGACGGAGGACGGCGAGCCGATCGAGACGTTCAGCCCGCTGATGCTGCTCAGCGTCCTGGCGATCGTCGCGGGGATCATCGTCGGGTCGATCCCGGCCAAGCCGTTCGTCCGCGCGGTGGGCGTGGCGTCGGCGAGCGGCCTGGGCCTGCTGCTCTCCCTGATCAACGTCTCCGTCGCCCTGGCCGATGTACCGTCGCAGGAGTCCGAGTACGGGGTGGTCGTCTCGGCCGGCACCCGGGCGGGCTTCTGGATCACCTCGCTGCTGCTGATGGCCGTGGTCGGGTTCGCCGTCTTCGAAATGGTGGTGAGCCGCCGGCCGGCCCCGGCCGCCCCCGGCCACCCGGGCGGCCCGGTCCCGCAGCCCGGCCACACCCCGCCGCCCGCCGGCCCCTACCCGTACGGCCCGCACCAGGCCGGACCGCCGATGCCGGGACACCCCGGCCCGGCCGGGCCGCCACCCGGCCCGCAGCGCCCGCCCATGCCGCAGAGCCCGCCGCACAACACCGGCGGCCCGGCCGCGCCGGCGCCCCCTCCCGGGCAGCCCGGTGCCGCCCCGCCGAACTCCCCGCGCTTCCTCCCGCCCGGCCCGCAGGACCACCGGTAGGGCCTGGGCCCTGCGCGCCGACCCGCGGTGCGGCGCCGCCTCCGGTGCACTGCTCCCTGTGCGGCGGCCGCCCCGCGGTGTCCCTACCTCCTCGCCGGGACCCGGCCTCGCCCCCGGTTTCCCGCCGACCCCGGCCCCGCCGCTGTCACGTCGACGTTGAGACCGGGGTGGTGCTGAGGTGCGTGCGGGTGGGGCTCGACCAGGCGGGTACGGGGCAGGGGCCTGCCGGGCCCCGGCCGGACCCGGCGCCGCTCACCCCTCCTCGGCGGGCGGGGCCGAGGGGTGCGGGGGCAGGGCCAGGCCGATGTGCTCGCCGATCTCCTCGATCAGACCCAGGTCGGCCAGGCGGAACGAGCCGCGGTTGCTCCGCCGGACCAGGGTGAGGGCGCCGCGGACGCCGCGGCTGCCCATCAGCGGGACGCTCAGCAGCGAGCCGGCGCCCAGGGCGCTGAGCACCGGGGCGCCCCCGGGCTCGGTGCCGAGCACCGTCTCGTCCTCGATGAGCTGGTTGAGGATCGACTTGCCGCTCTCCAGAACCTCGCCGGGGACCTCGGAGGCCATCGGGTCGAGCGCCTCCAGGAGCTCCCGGTGGCCGTCGCCCTCCGGGACCGAGACGATGGCCCGGCGCGCCCGGCGCGGGTCGGCCGGCAGGTCGCAGACGTCGATGAGCACCCAGTCGGCGTAGGAGTCGGCGAGCAGCGCCGCGGCCTCGTCCAGCGCCAGCGGGCGGCCCACCCCGCCCGGCCCGGCCGAGGCGAGCAGCAGCCGGGTCATCCGGGTGAGCACATCGAGCCGGCGCGCGGCGAGCACCACCACCTGGTCCTCCACCTCCGACTCCAGCGGCGGGGGGCCCTCGTACTCGCCGCCGCCCTCCAGCGGCGGCGAGACGACCGCCAGCACCAGCGGGTTGGCCTCGGTGGGCAGGTCCAGCCGGGTCAGGGTGAGGTGCACGTCCTCGGCCCAGCCGCGCTGGGCCAGCCGGGACTCGAACGACGCCGGGTCGCCGCCGCGCAGCACCGCGGCCAGCCAGGACCGCATTGGCGCCCGGCGGCGCAGGTCCACGAAGTTGGAGAACGGCTTGCCGGTCAGGTAGCCGGGGGCGCTGCCCAGCCGCTCGGCGGCGAGCGTGTTGATCCGCCGGATGTAGCCCTCGTGGTCGAGCAGCAGCACCGGGACGGTCAGTTCGTTGAAGACGGCCCGCAGCACCGCCTTCTCGTCGTCCGGCGCCCGCGGGCCCCCGTCCGCCGGCCCGCCGCCGCCCGCCTCCGCGGCGAGCCGCTCCCCGCACTCGCGCAGCAGCTCGCCGGCGTAGCCGAGTTCGGCGAGCGCGGCCTCGGCGGTCCCGGCGGCGTCGTCGGGGTACATGCCGAGCGTGGTGCGCAGGGCCTCGGCCCGCTCGTTCAGCTCCGCGATCTCCCGCTGCAGATCGGCGAGGTTCTCCGGCACGCTCTCAGACTCCAGACATCTAGCCGTGCGGGGCCGCGGCGACGTGCTCCGACGCGCTTTTCCCCCGCACGACGCTAACGCATGCGGGGCCCTGCGGGTTCTGCGGTTACCGTGGAGTCCGGCCGTGTCCGGGCGGGTGCGGCCCCGAGCGCGACCGGGTGCCCGGGCGGGGCACCGGAGAGGGGGCGGCGATGGCCGGCAGTGCACCGCTGTGGGTCGAGCGGCTCGCCCGCGAGATCGGCGCGCTCGGCCAGGCGGAGAGCGGAACCCCGGAGCGGGCCCTGGACCGGATGAGCGTCGCGGCGGCGCGCGCCGTCCCCGGCTGCTCGGCGGCGCTGGTGGTGATCTGGCGGGACGTCGGCCCGGGCGGCGAGGGCGGCGACGGGGTGGCCGGTCGGCACGTGGTGGTCGACTACGGTGCCTCGCACTCCGACCTGTCCACCGCCTTCGAGTACCAGTACACGACCGACCAGGGGCCCGCGGTGGAGGCGGTGCGCGAGATGCGCCCGGTGGCCATCGGCGACGTGCTGCGCGAGGACCGCTGGCCGGACTACGTCAGCACGGCGGTGCAGTGCGGCGACCGGTCCTCGGTGACCTACCCCTCCGAGCTGGACGGCGAGGTGGTCACCTTCGGAGTGCACTCCGGCAGGGGCGACGCGTTCGATGTGCAGGCGGTCGCCCCGCTGGTGGCGCTGCTCGCCGAGCACGCCGCGATGGCGCTGCACAGCGCGGGCCGCTACTCCGACGTGGCCCGGGAGGCCGCGCACATGCGCCGGGCGATGTCCGCCCGCGCGGTGATCGACCAGGCCAAGGGGATCATCATGCACGCCCGCGGGTGCGGGGCGGCCGAGGCCTTCGAGGAGCTGCGCCGGGTGGCCCAGCGCAACCGGATGAAGGTGACCGAGGTGGCGCGGAGCCTGGTGGAGGAGAACACCGCGGACCGGCCGCGCCGGGGGTGACGGCCCCGGTCGGGCCGGTGGCGGAGCGCAGGCGGATGTGAGCGGCGCATGTTGGTGCGGTATCGGTGTGATGACGGTGCGCGGCGACTTCTGTATCGGGCCCGGACCGGGCGCTAGGGTGGTTCGGGTGGCGTTCCCCGCCCGGTGCGCGCCCGCCCCGGCGGGAGCGGGCCGCTGCGGAGCGCCGGCGCAGCGGAGGAGGAGAGTGAGCGTGCCGTCGGAGATCCCGGTCCGCCGCGACGGCGGTGTCGCGGTCGTCTCCCCCTCGGGAGAGCTGGACGCCGTCACCTCACCGGCCCTCGCGGAGACCCTCGACGCGCTGCTGCTCGCCCCGGAGGATCCGGTCCGCGGCGTCGTGGTGGACCTGGCCTCCGTCACCTTCTGCGACTCCCGCTGCATCGGCGTCCTGGTCGCCGCCTACCGGCAGGCCCGGGACCGCGGCATCGGCCTGGCGGTCGCCGCCCCGCAGCGCACCGTGCTCCGGCTGCTCGTGATCGCCGGCATCGACCAGGTGATCACCATCGAATCCGACCCGCTCGTCGCCCGCGAGGCCGTCCTCGCCTGAGCCGGGATCGGGTCCGGGGCCGGGATCGGGTCCGGCTGACCCGGCCGGCCCCTCATCCACCTGGGCCTTCCCGCCCCCGGCCCTGTACCGCCCTGCCCGCCCACCCGCGGTGCCGCTCATCCTGCGGTGCAGCGCTACCCCGGGCTCAACGTCATCGTGACAGCGGCGGGGCAGAGGCGCGGCAGGGGCCGGCAGGAGGCGGTGGCGGGGCCGGGTGCCTGGTGAGGTGGGTGCGGGGCCCGGCGAGGTGGTGCTGTACCGCGGGAGCTGTACTGCGGGCAG from Nocardiopsis composta encodes:
- a CDS encoding HAMP domain-containing protein, with the protein product MPEATRAPATEAQLDALLGALYSMRDGDFSVRLDERADGKAGEVATVFNQVLDHCEQLSSELQRVGEVVRTEGRLTERVSVSPARGAWGKSVRALNHMLDEVSEPVTSVARILDAVAGGDLSQRVDLSGRHGELHGDLRRLAASVNRMADQMNGFTKEVTRVAREVGTEGKLGGSAKVEGVSGAWLDVTEAVNQMASRLTAQVRDISTVTVAVSRGDLSRKVTVDVQGEMLQLKDTVNTMVDQLSTFADEVTRVAREVGTEGKLGGRANVKGVSGIWKDLTNNVNSMADNLTTQVRDISQVTTAVARGDLTRKVKVDVQGEMLQLKDTVNTMVDQLDSFADEVTRVAREVGSEGKLGGRANVKGVSGIWKDLTDNVNSMANSLTYQVRNISQVTTAVAAGDLSKKITVDAQGEMLQLKDTVNTMVDQLESFAGEVTRVAREVGTEGTLGGQAHVRGVSGVWKDLTDNVNSMANNLTHQVRQISEVTRAVAAGDLTKKVTVNAKGEILELKGTVNTMVDQLEAFADEVTRVAREVGTEGKLGGRAEVKGVSGIWKDLTDNVNSMSQNLTTQVRNISQVTTAVAKGDLTKKITVDVQGEMLQLKDTVNTMVDQLSAFAEQVTRVAHEVGYEGRLGGQAKVDGVSGTWKQLTDSVNELAGNLTTQVRAIGEVAAAVTRGDLTQQIHTDVRGEMLELRDNINVMVANLRETTAAQRDDDWLKSNIARISARIQGHRDLNELARLIMTEVTPLVDAQHGACYLPEDSEEQNTFLFYAGFGFQPGEGRRRVRSGVGLAGEAIAQKREQLVHNVPAAYVTVESGLGSAPPLTLAVLPIVSEGRVLGVVEFGSFGEFREVHLNFLRQLVNLLGTTINTVLANSKTEYLLVQSRQLTTALQERSNELQRQQEELRRKNAELHSKAGQLASQNRAIELQNRQIERARRSLEDRAHQLQVSSKYKSEFLANMSHELRTPLNSLLILARLLADNTEQNLTSKQVEFAQTIHKAGSDLLELIDEILDLAKVESGRVEVQASDVSIGQLVDYVEATFRPMTTDRGLAFSVEVSPDIPNFLWTDEQRLQQILRNLLSNAVKFTSSGEVRLLIRPAWALDDADLDLVGENEEVIAFSVADTGIGISEDKLQVIFEAFHQGDGGTARRFGGTGLGLSISRNFARLLGGDIRVDSTVGEGSTFTLLLPVRVPEGAAERMVETVDTLPALDEAAPEIEPLSDADLSDLSDPFAEPLPQTGGEPEAEPAAADVVPVLREAEPAEGEEAADEGPAADPHRAEVLQGKRVLIVDDDVRNVFALTSALEAHGLRVLYADNGRTGIEKLEANEDVALVLMDIMMPELDGNATTRAIRDMPQYADLPIISLTAKAMQGDRERSLEAGASDYVTKPVDLDHLLNVIQKWLDPDSGQTSPDDEQEQ
- a CDS encoding response regulator, which encodes MPQKANILLVDDRDENLTALEAILTSLDQNLVRAGSGEEALKALLEEDFAVILLDVMMPGMDGFETATHIKQREKTRDVPIIFLTGVGIDRHQVFRGYASRAIDYLTKPFDPWVLRSKVEVFVELFQVKQRLKDQARLLQRQLAEEAGVDAEPLSARLARQVGEVNAGLEPLRELIVTGDQHTDQRTVDAVRDLAESVARLTTMVESIRGPE
- a CDS encoding GAF domain-containing protein, with the protein product MPENLADLQREIAELNERAEALRTTLGMYPDDAAGTAEAALAELGYAGELLRECGERLAAEAGGGGPADGGPRAPDDEKAVLRAVFNELTVPVLLLDHEGYIRRINTLAAERLGSAPGYLTGKPFSNFVDLRRRAPMRSWLAAVLRGGDPASFESRLAQRGWAEDVHLTLTRLDLPTEANPLVLAVVSPPLEGGGEYEGPPPLESEVEDQVVVLAARRLDVLTRMTRLLLASAGPGGVGRPLALDEAAALLADSYADWVLIDVCDLPADPRRARRAIVSVPEGDGHRELLEALDPMASEVPGEVLESGKSILNQLIEDETVLGTEPGGAPVLSALGAGSLLSVPLMGSRGVRGALTLVRRSNRGSFRLADLGLIEEIGEHIGLALPPHPSAPPAEEG
- a CDS encoding GAF and ANTAR domain-containing protein, translated to MAGSAPLWVERLAREIGALGQAESGTPERALDRMSVAAARAVPGCSAALVVIWRDVGPGGEGGDGVAGRHVVVDYGASHSDLSTAFEYQYTTDQGPAVEAVREMRPVAIGDVLREDRWPDYVSTAVQCGDRSSVTYPSELDGEVVTFGVHSGRGDAFDVQAVAPLVALLAEHAAMALHSAGRYSDVAREAAHMRRAMSARAVIDQAKGIIMHARGCGAAEAFEELRRVAQRNRMKVTEVARSLVEENTADRPRRG
- a CDS encoding STAS domain-containing protein; translated protein: MPSEIPVRRDGGVAVVSPSGELDAVTSPALAETLDALLLAPEDPVRGVVVDLASVTFCDSRCIGVLVAAYRQARDRGIGLAVAAPQRTVLRLLVIAGIDQVITIESDPLVAREAVLA